The nucleotide window TTCTTGTTCGCGCGGACGTAGTAGCGCAGCCCGTTGGGGAAGCGGCCCGTCGTGATCCGCGTATCGACCGGCATCGTGTCGGTGAGGGCCGCGGCCGCCGGGTTCGCGGCCGGTGGCGGCGCCTGGGCGGTGCCGACGAGCCAGCTCGAGACGACGAAGGCCGCGGTGATCAGCAGGAGGAGCGCGCGCCGGGCAGAGGTCATGGACAATCCTCGCGCAAAAGCCGCCAGGGTGCCAAGATTCCGGCGCCCGACGGGCCGAACCGCCGGTTCGGCGACAATACGGTGATCATTGGATGGGGAACCGCCTCTTGAGACGCCGCGCGCGGGTGTTCTGTTTCCTCGGAGTGTTGGCCGCCGGCGTCGCGGCGACGGGCCTCGCGGCCGGCGGCGGCGTCGCCGCGCAGGGCGGCGTGCCGCGATACGGCTATCGCGTCGTCAACAGCTACCCCCACGATTCCCGCGCCTTCACCCAGGGGCTCATCGTCCGGGACGGCTACTTCTACGAGAGCACCGGGCAGCACGGCCAGTCGACGATCAGGAAGGTGAGGATCGCGACGGGCGAGGTCGTGCAGCAGCGCCAGCTCGAGCCGAAGTACTTCGGCGAAGGGCTCACCGACTGGGGCAGCCAGCTCGTCCAGCTCACCTGGAAGAACAACGTCGGGTTCGTGTACGACCTGGCGTCGTTCAGGCCGGTGAAGACGTTTGCGTTTGCGGGCGAGGGCTGGGGCCTGACGCGCAGTCGGACGCACCTCATCATGAGCGACGGGCAGCCGTCCGGTCAGCTCCGGTTCCTCGATCCGGCGTCGCTCGCCGAGGTGCGGCGCATCACCGTGCGCGACCAGGGCCGGCCGGTCGATCGGCTGAACGAGCTGGAGTTCGTGCGCGGCGAAGTGTTCGCCAACGTCTGGTACACCGACGAGATCTGCCGGATCGATCCGGCGACCGGACGGGTGACGGGATGGATCGATCTCAGCGGCCTGCTCCCGGCCGCCCAGCGCGCCGGCAGCGATGCGGTGCTCAACGGCATCGCGTACGACGCGGCGGCCGATCGGCTCTTCGTCACGGGCAAGTACTGGCCGCGCGTGTTCGAGATCGC belongs to Acidobacteriota bacterium and includes:
- a CDS encoding glutaminyl-peptide cyclotransferase, which produces MGNRLLRRRARVFCFLGVLAAGVAATGLAAGGGVAAQGGVPRYGYRVVNSYPHDSRAFTQGLIVRDGYFYESTGQHGQSTIRKVRIATGEVVQQRQLEPKYFGEGLTDWGSQLVQLTWKNNVGFVYDLASFRPVKTFAFAGEGWGLTRSRTHLIMSDGQPSGQLRFLDPASLAEVRRITVRDQGRPVDRLNELEFVRGEVFANVWYTDEICRIDPATGRVTGWIDLSGLLPAAQRAGSDAVLNGIAYDAAADRLFVTGKYWPRVFEIALERRR